One genomic window of Acidovorax radicis includes the following:
- a CDS encoding type 1 glutamine amidotransferase domain-containing protein, whose protein sequence is MARILMVLTSHDQLGDTGKKTGFWLEEFAAPYYVFKDAGAQITLASPHGGQPPLDPKSDDESAQTDATRRFKADAEAQKQLASTVALSGVKVDDFDAVFYPGGHGPLWDLAEDAQSIALIEKTFAAGKPLALVCHAPGVLRHTKAPDGSPLVKGKKVTGFTNTEEDAVQLTHIVPFLVEDMLKANGGVYSKGPDWAPYVLTDGTLITGQNPASSEQGAHALLKQLG, encoded by the coding sequence ATGGCACGCATCCTCATGGTTTTGACGTCCCACGACCAACTGGGCGACACCGGCAAAAAGACCGGTTTCTGGCTGGAAGAGTTCGCCGCCCCTTACTACGTGTTCAAGGACGCAGGCGCGCAGATCACGCTCGCATCTCCCCACGGTGGCCAGCCGCCGCTCGACCCCAAAAGCGATGACGAGAGCGCCCAGACCGACGCCACGCGCCGCTTCAAGGCCGATGCCGAGGCGCAAAAGCAGCTGGCCAGCACGGTGGCGCTGTCTGGCGTGAAGGTCGACGACTTCGACGCCGTCTTCTACCCCGGTGGCCACGGCCCGCTGTGGGACCTGGCCGAAGACGCGCAGTCCATCGCGCTCATCGAAAAAACCTTTGCCGCCGGCAAGCCGCTGGCCCTGGTGTGCCACGCACCGGGCGTGCTGCGCCACACCAAGGCCCCCGATGGGTCGCCGCTGGTCAAGGGCAAGAAGGTGACGGGCTTCACCAACACCGAAGAAGATGCGGTGCAGCTGACCCACATCGTGCCCTTCCTCGTGGAAGACATGCTCAAGGCCAACGGCGGCGTGTATTCCAAGGGCCCCGACTGGGCGCCCTATGTGCTGACCGATGGCACGCTGATCACGGGGCAAAACCCGGCATCGTCAGAGCAGGGCGCCCATGCCTTGCTCAAGCAATTGGGTTGA
- a CDS encoding LysR family transcriptional regulator gives MLKLTLEAIETIDAIARHGSFAGASERLHKVPSTISYAVSKLEDQLGLALFTRNGPRVTLTPAGQEMLKEGRWLLAAAQQLESRMRQIATGFESELRLMHDSLIPTHAFNQDICAFEDLHCGTRLRISSEALTGTWEALREGRADIVVAAGEGPAGGGYKAVAVGSLAFAFCVTATHPLAKLQRPLTRSDLLEHTAVVVGDGARSLNDRTVGLLSGQRRITVPSMQAKIACQAAGLGHGFVPRACVRVELETGILVELQVEEPRPDETFWLAWRPEHMGEALKWWRHRLDRPLLPGILPY, from the coding sequence ATGTTGAAACTCACGCTGGAAGCCATTGAAACCATCGACGCCATTGCCCGCCACGGCTCGTTTGCAGGTGCCTCCGAGCGGCTGCACAAGGTGCCGTCCACCATCTCGTACGCCGTGAGCAAGCTGGAAGACCAGCTGGGCCTGGCCCTGTTCACCCGCAACGGCCCGCGCGTCACGCTCACCCCTGCCGGCCAAGAGATGCTCAAGGAGGGGCGCTGGCTGCTGGCCGCCGCGCAGCAGCTCGAATCGCGGATGCGGCAGATTGCCACGGGCTTCGAGTCCGAGCTGCGGCTGATGCACGACTCGCTCATCCCCACGCACGCGTTCAACCAGGACATCTGCGCGTTTGAAGACCTGCACTGCGGCACGCGCCTGCGCATCAGCAGCGAAGCCTTGACAGGCACCTGGGAGGCGCTGCGCGAAGGGCGCGCAGACATCGTCGTGGCCGCAGGCGAAGGCCCAGCGGGGGGTGGCTACAAGGCGGTGGCCGTGGGCAGCCTGGCCTTCGCTTTTTGCGTGACGGCCACACACCCGCTGGCCAAGCTGCAGCGGCCGCTCACGCGCAGCGACTTGCTGGAACACACGGCCGTGGTGGTGGGCGACGGGGCGCGCTCGCTGAACGACCGCACGGTGGGGTTACTGTCAGGCCAGCGCCGTATCACCGTGCCATCGATGCAGGCCAAAATCGCTTGCCAGGCCGCAGGTCTGGGCCACGGTTTTGTGCCCCGCGCCTGTGTGCGCGTGGAGTTGGAGACCGGTATTCTGGTGGAGTTGCAGGTGGAGGAGCCCCGCCCGGACGAAACCTTCTGGCTGGCCTGGCGACCCGAGCACATGGGCGAGGCACTCAAGTGGTGGCGCCACCGGCTTGACCGCCCGCTGTTGCCAGGCATCCTGCCGTATTGA
- a CDS encoding pirin family protein has translation MLDIRKAQHRGNANHGWLHSRHTFSFGHYHDANQQGFSDLLVINDDRVAPGKGFGTHPHRDMEIFSYVLEGALEHKDSMGTGSVIRPGDVQMMSAGTGVRHSEFNHSSDEPVHFLQIWIVPGVRGAAPRYQQVHFSEADKRGRLRQIISPEGADGSLAVHQDARVYAGLFDGSEESADLDVGSGRNVYVHVARGSLEVNGERLSEGDGARIRDAGALRFANGEGAEVLVFDLRPNELPTMPH, from the coding sequence ATGCTCGACATCCGCAAAGCCCAACACCGCGGCAACGCCAACCACGGCTGGCTCCATTCGCGCCACACATTCTCCTTTGGCCACTACCACGACGCCAACCAGCAAGGCTTCTCCGACCTGCTGGTCATCAACGACGACCGCGTGGCCCCGGGCAAGGGCTTTGGCACCCACCCGCACCGCGACATGGAAATCTTCTCGTACGTGCTGGAAGGCGCGCTGGAGCACAAGGACTCCATGGGCACGGGCTCGGTCATCCGCCCCGGCGACGTGCAGATGATGAGCGCCGGCACCGGCGTGCGCCATAGCGAGTTCAACCACTCCAGCGACGAGCCCGTGCACTTCCTGCAGATCTGGATCGTGCCCGGTGTGCGCGGCGCCGCGCCCCGCTACCAGCAGGTGCACTTCAGCGAGGCCGACAAGCGCGGCCGCCTGCGCCAGATCATTTCGCCTGAAGGGGCTGACGGATCGCTGGCCGTGCACCAGGACGCCCGGGTCTATGCCGGCTTGTTCGACGGCAGCGAAGAGTCGGCCGATCTGGACGTGGGCTCGGGCCGCAACGTGTATGTGCACGTGGCCCGCGGCAGCCTGGAGGTGAACGGCGAGCGTCTGTCCGAAGGCGACGGCGCCCGCATCCGCGACGCCGGGGCCCTGCGCTTTGCCAACGGCGAAGGCGCCGAGGTGCTGGTGTTCGACCTGCGGCCCAACGAGCTGCCCACGATGCCGCACTGA
- a CDS encoding hydrolase yields the protein MTNANTTTARPVAYAKPGATLLNADDHTLVMIDFQSQMAFATHSIDAITLRSNAGLVASAAAGFGVDTILTTVAEKSFSGPMFEEVTAPFPGQALLDRTSMNTWEDEAVIARVNAIGKPRIVLAGLWTSVCIVGPALSALDQGFEVYVIADASGDISEEAHHRAMERMVQAGARPITSLQYLLELQRDWARGETYDMTTGIAKKFGGGYGLGITYAKTMFNAHEG from the coding sequence ATGACCAACGCCAACACGACCACCGCCCGCCCCGTCGCCTACGCCAAGCCTGGCGCCACGCTGCTCAACGCCGACGACCACACCCTGGTCATGATCGACTTCCAGTCGCAGATGGCCTTTGCCACGCACTCCATCGATGCAATCACGCTGCGCTCCAACGCGGGCCTGGTGGCCAGCGCGGCCGCCGGGTTTGGCGTGGACACCATCCTCACCACCGTGGCCGAAAAGAGCTTTAGCGGACCCATGTTCGAGGAAGTGACTGCACCATTCCCCGGCCAGGCGCTGCTGGACCGCACCTCCATGAACACCTGGGAAGACGAGGCCGTGATCGCCCGGGTCAACGCCATCGGCAAGCCGCGCATCGTGCTGGCCGGTTTGTGGACAAGCGTCTGCATCGTGGGCCCGGCGCTGTCGGCGCTGGACCAGGGCTTCGAGGTGTATGTGATCGCCGACGCCAGCGGGGACATCTCGGAAGAAGCCCACCACCGCGCCATGGAACGCATGGTGCAGGCCGGTGCGCGGCCCATCACATCGCTGCAGTACCTGCTGGAGCTGCAGCGCGACTGGGCGCGCGGCGAGACGTATGACATGACGACGGGCATCGCCAAGAAGTTCGGCGGCGGCTATGGCCTGGGCATTACCTACGCCAAAACCATGTTCAACGCCCACGAAGGCTGA
- a CDS encoding alpha/beta fold hydrolase, whose product MSTITTTDGTTLFFKDWGPKDGQPIMFHHGWPLSSDDWDAQMLYFAQRGFRVVAHDRRGHGRSAQVSEGHDMDHYAADAFAVAEHLDLRNVVHVGHSTGGGEVARYVARHGQPAGRVAKAVLVAAVPPLMLKTESNPEGLPMEVFDGFRAGVAGNRAQMFLDVPAGPFYGFNRPGVTVHQGVIQNWWRQGMMGSAKAHYDGVKAFSETDQTEDLKAITVPTLVLHGDDDQIVPIADAALKAVKLLKNGTLKVYKGYSHGMLTVNADELNADILAFIKG is encoded by the coding sequence ATGAGCACCATCACCACCACTGACGGCACCACCCTTTTCTTCAAGGACTGGGGTCCCAAGGACGGCCAACCCATCATGTTCCACCACGGCTGGCCGTTGTCTTCGGACGATTGGGATGCACAAATGCTGTACTTCGCGCAGCGCGGCTTCCGCGTCGTGGCCCACGACCGGCGCGGACATGGGCGCTCAGCCCAGGTCAGCGAAGGCCATGACATGGACCACTACGCAGCCGACGCCTTCGCCGTGGCCGAGCACCTGGACCTGCGCAATGTGGTGCATGTGGGCCATTCCACGGGTGGCGGCGAGGTGGCGCGCTACGTGGCCCGCCATGGCCAGCCTGCAGGCCGCGTGGCCAAAGCGGTGCTGGTGGCAGCGGTGCCGCCCCTGATGCTCAAGACCGAGAGCAACCCCGAAGGCTTGCCGATGGAAGTGTTCGACGGCTTCCGCGCTGGCGTGGCCGGTAATCGGGCGCAAATGTTCTTGGACGTGCCCGCTGGACCGTTCTACGGCTTTAACCGGCCGGGCGTTACCGTGCACCAGGGCGTGATCCAGAACTGGTGGCGCCAGGGCATGATGGGCAGCGCCAAGGCGCACTACGACGGCGTCAAGGCGTTCTCGGAAACCGACCAGACCGAGGACCTGAAGGCCATCACCGTGCCCACGCTCGTCCTGCATGGTGACGACGACCAGATCGTGCCCATCGCCGATGCCGCCTTGAAGGCCGTTAAGCTGCTCAAGAACGGCACGCTCAAGGTGTACAAAGGCTACTCGCACGGCATGCTCACGGTGAATGCCGACGAGCTGAACGCCGACATCCTGGCTTTCATCAAGGGCTGA
- a CDS encoding amidohydrolase, whose amino-acid sequence MHVAPTTPDLILHNGRFTTLGRANPMASAVTIAQGRFTKVGGDREVMALAGPQTRVIDLGGRSVLPGLIDNHLHIIRGGLNFNMELRWDGVRSLADAMAMLKAQVAVTPAPQWVRVVGGFTEHQFAEKRLPTLAELNAVAPDTPVFILHLYDRALLNGAALRAVGYGKDTPAPPGGEIVRDSAGNPTGLLLAKPNAAILYATLAKGPKLPHDYQVNSTRHFMRELNRLGVTGAIDAGGGMQNYPDDYDVIQELADADQLTIRLAYNLFTQKPQHEKEDFLNWTATSQYKQGTDYFRHNGAGEMLVFSAADFEDFRQPQPELAPGMEGELEEVVRILAQNRWPWRMHATYDETIERALNVFEKVNQDTPLAGLNWFFDHAETISEKSIDRIAALGGGVAVQHRMAYQGEYFVERYGAAAAEATPPVKRMLAKGVNVSAGTDATRVASYNPWVSLSWLVTGKTVGGLQLTPQRNCLTRDQALRMWTENVTWFSNEQGKKGRIEAGQLADLVVPDRDFFACPESDIADTTALLTVVGGKVVYGVGDFARFDDAAPPPAMPDWSPVRTFGGYGAWGAQGGADGAPLQAVLRNAAANCGCASNCNLHGHAHATAWSSKLPVSDLQGFWGALGCACWAV is encoded by the coding sequence ATGCACGTTGCACCCACCACCCCCGACCTGATCCTGCACAACGGCCGCTTCACCACGCTGGGCCGTGCCAACCCCATGGCCAGTGCGGTCACCATTGCGCAAGGGCGCTTTACCAAAGTCGGTGGCGACCGTGAGGTGATGGCGCTGGCCGGCCCACAGACGCGGGTCATCGACCTGGGCGGGCGCAGCGTGTTGCCGGGGCTCATCGACAACCATCTGCACATCATCCGCGGCGGCCTCAACTTCAATATGGAGCTGCGGTGGGACGGGGTGCGCAGCCTGGCCGACGCCATGGCCATGCTCAAAGCGCAGGTAGCCGTGACGCCCGCGCCGCAGTGGGTGCGCGTGGTGGGCGGCTTCACCGAACACCAGTTTGCGGAAAAGCGCCTGCCCACGCTGGCGGAGCTGAACGCCGTGGCGCCCGACACGCCCGTGTTCATCCTGCATTTGTACGACCGCGCGCTGCTCAACGGCGCCGCGCTGCGCGCCGTGGGCTATGGCAAGGACACGCCCGCGCCGCCCGGCGGCGAGATCGTGCGCGACAGCGCGGGCAACCCCACGGGCCTGCTGCTGGCCAAGCCCAATGCGGCCATCCTGTATGCCACGCTGGCCAAGGGCCCCAAGCTGCCGCACGACTACCAGGTCAACTCCACGCGCCACTTCATGCGCGAGCTCAACCGCCTGGGCGTGACCGGCGCCATCGACGCGGGCGGCGGCATGCAGAACTACCCGGATGACTACGACGTGATCCAGGAGCTGGCCGATGCCGACCAGCTCACCATTCGCCTGGCCTACAACCTGTTCACGCAAAAGCCCCAGCACGAGAAGGAGGACTTCCTGAACTGGACGGCCACCTCGCAGTACAAGCAGGGCACGGACTACTTTCGCCACAACGGCGCGGGCGAGATGCTGGTGTTCTCCGCCGCCGACTTCGAGGACTTCCGCCAGCCCCAGCCCGAGCTCGCGCCCGGCATGGAAGGCGAGCTGGAAGAGGTGGTGCGCATCCTCGCGCAGAACCGCTGGCCCTGGCGCATGCACGCCACCTACGACGAGACCATCGAGCGCGCGCTCAACGTGTTTGAAAAGGTCAACCAGGACACACCGCTGGCCGGCCTGAACTGGTTCTTCGACCACGCCGAGACCATTTCGGAAAAGTCCATCGACCGCATCGCCGCCCTGGGCGGCGGCGTGGCCGTGCAGCACCGCATGGCCTACCAGGGCGAGTACTTCGTCGAGCGCTACGGTGCTGCGGCGGCCGAGGCCACGCCCCCGGTCAAGCGCATGCTGGCAAAGGGCGTCAATGTGTCCGCCGGCACCGACGCCACCCGCGTGGCCAGCTACAACCCCTGGGTGTCGCTGTCCTGGCTCGTCACCGGCAAGACGGTGGGCGGCCTGCAGCTTACGCCGCAACGCAACTGCCTCACCCGCGACCAGGCCCTGCGCATGTGGACCGAGAACGTTACCTGGTTCAGCAACGAGCAGGGCAAGAAGGGCCGCATCGAGGCGGGCCAGCTGGCCGACCTCGTCGTGCCTGACCGCGACTTCTTTGCCTGCCCCGAGTCCGACATCGCCGACACCACGGCCCTGCTCACCGTGGTGGGCGGCAAGGTGGTCTATGGCGTGGGCGACTTCGCGCGCTTTGACGACGCAGCCCCGCCGCCCGCCATGCCCGACTGGTCGCCCGTGCGCACCTTCGGCGGCTACGGCGCCTGGGGTGCCCAGGGAGGGGCGGACGGCGCGCCGCTGCAGGCCGTGCTGCGCAACGCGGCGGCGAACTGCGGCTGTGCGAGCAACTGTAACCTGCACGGCCACGCCCATGCCACGGCCTGGAGCAGCAAGCTCCCCGTGTCCGACCTGCAGGGCTTTTGGGGTGCGCTCGGCTGCGCCTGCTGGGCGGTGTGA
- a CDS encoding DoxX family protein, with amino-acid sequence MHALQNAATAPWVQTLALLCLCAAYLQGGIGKARDFAGAVAEVRSLGLAPAAPIAAATLVLQLSASALILSGWYRWLGALALAGFTVLAALLADRFWAAPPADRQRSANAFFEHWGLVGGMLLVAWHDLGGHHV; translated from the coding sequence TTGCACGCATTGCAAAACGCCGCCACCGCTCCCTGGGTGCAGACGCTGGCGCTGCTGTGCCTGTGCGCCGCCTACCTGCAGGGCGGCATCGGCAAGGCCCGCGACTTTGCGGGTGCCGTGGCCGAGGTGCGCTCGCTCGGCCTGGCGCCCGCGGCGCCCATCGCCGCCGCCACGCTGGTGCTGCAGCTTTCGGCCTCGGCGCTCATCCTGTCGGGCTGGTACCGCTGGCTGGGGGCGCTGGCCCTGGCGGGCTTCACTGTGCTCGCCGCCTTGCTGGCAGACCGCTTCTGGGCCGCGCCGCCCGCCGATCGACAGCGCAGCGCCAACGCATTTTTTGAACATTGGGGCCTGGTGGGCGGCATGCTGCTCGTCGCCTGGCACGACCTCGGAGGCCACCATGTCTGA
- a CDS encoding MFS transporter, translated as MSDHNPTEPDTTTVPGSFAPLAIPVFAVLWAATVLGNIGSFMRDVASAWMVTELSSSPTAVALIQTAATLPVFLLAIPAGVLSDILDRRRFLIGVQVLLAAVSGTLLILANTHTLTLEWLVALTFVGGIGAALMGPTWQSIVPELVPRSELRSAVALNSLGINIARAIGPAAGGLLLASFGAAMAYGLDVLSYVFVIAALLWWKRPKAEASGLNEQFFGAFRAGVRYARASRELHVVLLRAAVFFLFASSVWALLPLVARRMLGGSAGFYGVMLGAVGAGAILGAVLLPRLRQRLDTDGLVLLASLLTAAVMGVLTVAPPQWAAVALMLVLGLGWIIALTTLNGVAQAVLPNWVRGRGLAIYLMVFNGAMAAGSLGWGLIAGQAGLPVTLLMGAAGLVVASLIFHRVKLPTGEADLQPSNHWPEPLLAEPVAHDRGPVMVQIEYRIAKPDLPAFLQAMQHLSQERRRDGAYAWGVAEHTDESGRVIEWFLVESWAEHLRQHHRVSKADADLQAEALRFHVGPERPVVYHFLALTPGHAGEEGAAPSTKASYAH; from the coding sequence ATGTCTGATCACAATCCAACCGAACCCGACACCACCACCGTACCGGGCAGCTTTGCGCCGCTGGCCATTCCCGTCTTTGCGGTGCTGTGGGCCGCCACGGTGCTGGGCAACATCGGCAGCTTCATGCGCGACGTGGCCAGCGCCTGGATGGTGACCGAGCTCTCGTCCAGCCCCACGGCGGTCGCGCTGATCCAGACCGCCGCCACGTTGCCGGTCTTTCTGCTTGCCATCCCTGCGGGCGTGCTGTCGGACATCCTGGACCGCCGCCGCTTCCTCATCGGCGTGCAGGTGCTGCTGGCGGCCGTCAGCGGAACGCTGCTCATCCTGGCCAACACCCACACGCTGACGCTGGAGTGGCTGGTGGCCCTGACCTTTGTGGGCGGTATCGGTGCCGCGCTCATGGGCCCCACCTGGCAGTCCATCGTGCCCGAGCTGGTGCCGCGCAGCGAGCTCAGGAGCGCCGTGGCGCTCAACTCGCTGGGCATCAACATCGCACGCGCCATCGGCCCGGCGGCGGGCGGCCTGCTGCTGGCCAGCTTCGGCGCGGCCATGGCCTACGGCCTGGACGTGCTGAGCTATGTGTTCGTGATCGCCGCGCTGCTGTGGTGGAAGCGCCCCAAGGCCGAGGCGTCGGGCCTGAACGAGCAGTTCTTCGGCGCCTTCCGTGCCGGTGTGCGCTACGCCCGTGCCAGCCGCGAGCTGCATGTGGTGCTGCTGCGCGCAGCCGTGTTCTTCCTGTTCGCCAGCTCCGTCTGGGCGCTGCTGCCGCTGGTGGCGCGCCGCATGCTGGGCGGCTCGGCAGGCTTTTACGGCGTGATGCTGGGCGCCGTGGGCGCGGGCGCCATTTTGGGCGCCGTGCTGCTGCCCCGCTTGCGCCAGCGGCTCGACACCGACGGGCTGGTGCTGCTGGCCTCGCTGCTCACCGCCGCCGTCATGGGCGTGCTGACCGTGGCCCCGCCCCAGTGGGCCGCCGTGGCGCTGATGCTGGTGCTGGGCCTGGGCTGGATCATCGCGCTGACCACCCTCAACGGCGTGGCCCAGGCCGTGCTACCCAACTGGGTGCGCGGCCGGGGCCTGGCCATCTACCTCATGGTCTTCAACGGTGCGATGGCAGCCGGCAGCCTGGGCTGGGGCCTCATCGCAGGGCAGGCCGGCTTGCCGGTCACGCTGCTGATGGGCGCGGCCGGGCTGGTGGTGGCGTCGCTCATCTTTCACCGCGTGAAGCTGCCCACCGGCGAGGCCGACCTGCAGCCCTCCAACCACTGGCCCGAGCCCCTGCTGGCCGAGCCCGTGGCGCACGACCGAGGCCCGGTGATGGTGCAGATCGAATACCGCATCGCCAAGCCCGACCTGCCCGCCTTCCTGCAGGCCATGCAGCACCTGTCCCAAGAGCGGCGCCGCGATGGCGCCTACGCCTGGGGCGTGGCGGAGCACACGGATGAATCCGGCCGGGTCATCGAGTGGTTCCTGGTCGAATCGTGGGCCGAGCATCTGCGCCAGCACCACCGCGTGTCCAAGGCCGATGCCGACCTGCAAGCGGAGGCGCTGCGTTTCCATGTCGGGCCGGAGCGGCCGGTGGTGTACCACTTTCTGGCACTGACGCCAGGGCATGCGGGCGAAGAGGGCGCAGCCCCGTCAACGAAGGCTTCGTACGCACACTGA
- a CDS encoding molybdopterin-dependent oxidoreductase, with translation MPMTSAVNSPATASILVRGACPHDCPDTCALLTTVENGVATRVQGNSDHGHTDGVLCAKVSKYTERSYHAERVLTPLKRTGAKGSGQFTPVSWDEALADIAQRLQSIAARAPEAILPYSYAGTMGMVQGESMDRRFFHQLGASQLDRTICASAGAEALTQTLGGKVGMKMEFFAESQLILIWGSNSIGSNLHFWRYAQQAKRNGARLVCIDPRKTETADKCHEHIQLRPGTDAALALALMHELITHDWLDHDYIARHTLGWDQLRERALQWPPERAAEVCGIPVEQIRQLAKDYGTTQPAAIRLNYGMQRVRGGGNAVRAVACLPALTGAWRHRAGGVLLSSSGQFPAQRAVLQRPDLMPAKTPRTINMVTIGDDLLRETSPGFGPKVEAIVVYNSNPVAVAPDSSKVVQGFAREDLFTVVLEHFKTDTADYADYILPATTQLEHWDVHLSYGHTDVLLNRPAIAPLGEARSNAQIFRDLAARMGFTEPCFADSDEALCRQAFGDAVDYALLESQGFATLALPDAPFAEGNFPTPSGQCEFYSARLAAQGLDGLPDHLPNHELQGTDARYPLAMISPPARNFLNSTFVNVQSLRTIEGRPVLEIHPDDAEARGIANDAVVRVFNDRGSYLCHATVSRRARPGVVNGLGIWWRKLGLGGTNVNEVTSQALTDLGRAPTFYDCLVEVEASAVETPTLASA, from the coding sequence ATGCCGATGACTTCAGCCGTTAATTCCCCTGCAACCGCGTCGATTCTGGTGCGTGGCGCCTGCCCGCACGACTGCCCGGACACCTGCGCCCTGCTCACCACGGTGGAGAACGGTGTGGCCACCCGCGTGCAAGGCAACTCCGACCATGGGCACACCGACGGCGTGCTGTGCGCCAAGGTGAGCAAGTACACCGAGCGCAGCTACCACGCAGAGCGTGTGCTCACCCCGCTCAAGCGCACCGGGGCCAAAGGCAGCGGACAGTTCACCCCGGTCAGTTGGGACGAAGCCCTGGCCGACATCGCGCAGCGCCTGCAATCCATCGCCGCGCGCGCGCCCGAGGCCATCCTGCCCTACAGCTACGCGGGCACCATGGGCATGGTGCAGGGCGAGAGCATGGACCGGCGCTTCTTCCACCAGCTCGGCGCCTCGCAGCTCGACCGCACCATCTGCGCCTCGGCCGGCGCCGAGGCCCTGACGCAAACACTGGGCGGCAAGGTGGGCATGAAGATGGAGTTCTTCGCCGAATCGCAGCTCATCCTGATCTGGGGCAGCAACTCCATCGGCAGCAACCTGCACTTCTGGCGCTATGCGCAGCAGGCCAAGAGGAACGGCGCCAGGCTGGTGTGCATCGACCCGCGCAAAACCGAAACCGCCGACAAGTGCCACGAGCACATCCAGCTGCGCCCCGGCACCGACGCCGCGCTGGCCCTGGCGCTGATGCACGAGCTGATCACCCACGATTGGCTGGACCACGACTACATCGCCCGCCACACGCTGGGCTGGGACCAGCTGCGCGAGCGCGCCCTGCAATGGCCGCCCGAGCGCGCGGCCGAGGTCTGCGGCATTCCGGTGGAGCAGATCCGCCAGCTGGCCAAGGACTACGGCACCACCCAGCCCGCCGCGATTCGCCTGAACTACGGCATGCAGCGCGTGCGCGGCGGCGGCAACGCGGTGCGCGCCGTGGCCTGCCTGCCTGCACTCACGGGCGCGTGGCGCCACCGCGCGGGCGGCGTGCTGCTGTCCAGCTCGGGCCAGTTCCCGGCGCAGCGCGCGGTGCTGCAGCGGCCCGACCTGATGCCCGCCAAGACACCGCGCACCATCAACATGGTCACCATTGGCGACGACCTGCTGCGCGAGACATCGCCCGGCTTCGGCCCCAAGGTGGAGGCCATCGTGGTCTACAACAGCAACCCCGTGGCCGTGGCGCCCGACTCCAGCAAGGTGGTGCAGGGCTTTGCGCGCGAGGATCTGTTCACCGTGGTGCTGGAGCACTTCAAGACCGACACGGCGGACTACGCCGACTACATCCTGCCCGCCACCACGCAGCTGGAGCACTGGGACGTGCACCTCTCCTACGGCCACACCGACGTGCTGCTCAACCGCCCCGCCATTGCGCCGCTGGGCGAGGCCCGCAGCAATGCGCAAATTTTTCGCGACCTGGCCGCGCGCATGGGCTTCACCGAGCCCTGCTTTGCCGACAGCGACGAAGCGCTGTGCCGCCAGGCTTTTGGCGACGCGGTGGACTACGCACTGCTGGAATCGCAAGGCTTTGCCACGCTGGCTTTGCCCGATGCGCCGTTTGCCGAGGGCAACTTCCCCACGCCATCAGGCCAATGCGAGTTCTACAGTGCCCGCCTGGCCGCGCAAGGCCTGGACGGACTGCCCGACCACCTGCCCAACCACGAGCTGCAGGGCACCGACGCACGCTACCCGCTGGCCATGATCTCCCCGCCCGCGCGCAACTTCCTCAATTCCACCTTCGTCAACGTGCAAAGCCTGCGCACCATCGAAGGCCGCCCGGTGCTGGAGATCCACCCCGACGACGCCGAGGCGCGCGGCATCGCCAACGACGCCGTGGTGCGCGTGTTCAACGACCGGGGCAGCTACCTGTGCCACGCCACCGTCTCGCGCCGCGCACGGCCCGGGGTTGTGAATGGCCTGGGCATCTGGTGGCGCAAGCTGGGGCTGGGCGGCACCAACGTGAACGAGGTCACCAGCCAGGCCCTCACGGACCTGGGCCGCGCGCCGACGTTTTATGACTGCCTGGTGGAGGTAGAAGCCAGCGCGGTGGAAACACCGACGCTGGCATCTGCCTGA